The Mycobacterium paragordonae genome includes a region encoding these proteins:
- a CDS encoding MCE family protein, with amino-acid sequence MGAVLVLTLIGGVAAAWHGLATPGKTRVVAYFQNSNGIFAGDEVRILGVAVGKIDTIEPQPQRVKITFFYDSKYQVPADAKAVILSPSLVTSRAIQLTPAYTGGPQLHTNAVIPLERTAVPVEWDDLRSDLERLAQLLQPTRPGDVSALGAVVNTAASNLRGQGASIRDTLVELSQAVSAIADHSNDLFSTVRNLSILVSALQSSADLMTQLNQNLAAVTGLLANDPNEVGNAVAAVAEVARDVTGFVAENREALGTSADKLASVSQVLNGSLGDIKQALHIAPTELQNFMNIYQPAQGTLSGAPAFNNFANPIAFLCGAIQAASRLGYQQSAKLCVQYLAPIIKNRQYNFPPLGENTVVGATARPNEVTYSEDWLRPDYVPPQPITPLGVGLAPLPAEIHATDPADGLPGLLLPEGASR; translated from the coding sequence CTGGGTGCCGTGCTGGTGCTGACCCTCATCGGCGGAGTCGCGGCGGCCTGGCACGGGCTGGCGACGCCCGGCAAAACGAGAGTCGTCGCCTACTTTCAGAACAGCAACGGCATCTTCGCCGGTGACGAGGTGCGCATCCTGGGTGTGGCCGTCGGCAAGATCGACACCATCGAGCCGCAGCCGCAACGCGTCAAGATCACCTTCTTCTACGACTCGAAGTACCAGGTGCCCGCCGACGCGAAAGCGGTGATCCTGTCGCCGTCACTCGTCACGTCGCGTGCCATCCAACTGACACCGGCCTACACGGGCGGACCGCAATTGCATACCAATGCGGTGATCCCGCTGGAGCGCACCGCCGTTCCCGTGGAGTGGGACGACTTGCGCTCGGATCTGGAAAGACTCGCGCAACTGCTGCAGCCGACCCGGCCAGGCGATGTCAGCGCACTGGGGGCGGTGGTCAACACCGCCGCCAGTAACCTGCGGGGTCAGGGCGCGAGCATCCGCGACACCCTTGTCGAACTCTCCCAAGCGGTTTCAGCGATCGCGGACCACAGCAACGACCTCTTCAGCACGGTGCGCAATCTGTCGATCCTGGTTTCGGCGCTGCAGAGCAGCGCGGACCTGATGACACAACTCAACCAGAATCTCGCCGCGGTGACCGGACTGCTGGCCAACGACCCGAACGAGGTGGGCAACGCCGTAGCGGCCGTCGCCGAAGTGGCCCGCGACGTCACCGGGTTCGTGGCCGAGAATCGAGAAGCGCTGGGTACCTCGGCGGACAAGCTGGCGTCGGTTTCCCAGGTGCTCAACGGCAGTCTGGGCGATATCAAGCAGGCGCTGCACATCGCGCCGACCGAACTGCAGAACTTCATGAACATCTACCAGCCGGCGCAGGGCACGCTCAGCGGTGCGCCGGCGTTCAACAACTTCGCGAACCCCATCGCGTTTCTCTGCGGGGCCATACAGGCGGCGTCGAGGCTGGGCTATCAACAGTCGGCGAAGTTGTGTGTCCAGTATCTGGCGCCGATCATCAAGAACCGGCAGTACAACTTCCCGCCGCTGGGGGAGAACACGGTGGTCGGCGCCACCGCGCGCCCCAATGAGGTGACCTACAGCGAGGATTGGCTGCGGCCGGACTACGTACCGCCACAGCCGATTACGCCCTTGGGTGTTGGCCTTGCGCCGTTGCCGGCCGAAATTCACGCCACCGACCCCGCCGACGGACTACCGGGACTGCTGCTACCGGAAGGGGCTAGCCGATGA
- a CDS encoding virulence factor Mce family protein, which yields MIRRGTTALLLALVMLGLGGCGWRGLNSLPLPGSTGNGPGSFTIHVQLPDVGTLEQNSRVQVGDVTVGNVTRIERQAWHALLTIRLNGDVDLPANATATIGQTSLLGSLHIELAPPADVPPQGKLREGSLIALASAGSYPSTEQTLAAISLLLNGGGIGQIQDITESLSTALSGRADDLRSLIEQLDRFTGSVNDQTDDILSATERLNNLVGQLADQRPVLDRALATVPNALAALRQERQQLVDALDQIGKFSALAADSVNQTKDALVKELKELGPVLESLANAGPALTRSLGLLPTYPFPKDTISKWARGDYANLTAIIDLTLSRLDASFLTGTRFEGNLTELELQWGRTIGQMPSPATAGNPLVAPYHWDQGP from the coding sequence ATGATCCGCCGTGGGACCACAGCTCTGTTGCTGGCTCTAGTCATGCTGGGTCTGGGCGGTTGTGGATGGCGCGGCCTCAATTCATTACCGCTGCCGGGCAGTACCGGGAACGGTCCCGGCTCCTTCACGATCCACGTCCAACTGCCCGACGTGGGCACCCTCGAGCAGAACTCCCGTGTCCAGGTGGGCGACGTGACGGTAGGGAACGTCACCAGGATCGAACGGCAGGCGTGGCATGCACTGCTGACCATCAGGCTCAACGGTGACGTCGACCTGCCGGCCAATGCAACCGCGACGATCGGGCAGACCAGCCTGCTCGGCTCGTTGCATATCGAACTGGCCCCGCCGGCCGACGTCCCACCGCAGGGCAAGCTCAGGGAGGGATCGCTGATCGCCCTGGCGTCGGCCGGCAGTTACCCGTCGACGGAGCAGACCCTGGCGGCTATCTCGTTGCTGCTCAACGGCGGTGGTATCGGACAGATTCAGGACATCACCGAGTCGTTGAGCACGGCTCTGTCCGGGCGGGCCGATGACCTGCGCAGCCTGATCGAGCAGCTGGACCGGTTCACCGGCTCCGTGAATGATCAGACCGACGACATCCTGTCCGCGACCGAACGCCTTAACAATCTGGTCGGCCAGCTCGCCGACCAGCGGCCCGTGCTCGACCGCGCGCTCGCGACGGTGCCGAATGCGCTTGCGGCTCTTCGGCAAGAGCGCCAACAACTGGTCGATGCCCTGGATCAGATCGGCAAGTTCAGCGCCCTGGCGGCCGACTCCGTCAACCAGACCAAAGACGCTCTGGTCAAAGAGCTGAAGGAGCTGGGGCCGGTGCTGGAATCACTGGCCAACGCCGGCCCGGCTCTGACGCGCTCCCTGGGTCTGCTGCCCACCTACCCGTTCCCCAAGGACACGATCAGCAAGTGGGCCCGCGGCGACTACGCGAACCTGACCGCGATCATCGACCTGACCTTGAGCCGGCTGGACGCCTCCTTCCTCACCGGCACCCGCTTCGAGGGCAATCTGACCGAACTCGAATTGCAGTGGGGCCGAACGATCGGCCAGATGCCCAGTCCCGCCACCGCAGGCAATCCCCTTGTGGCTCCCTACCATTGGGACCAGGGGCCCTGA
- a CDS encoding MCE family protein, whose amino-acid sequence MPPLTRRILIQLAIFGIVAVVGGTVMALGYMQLPAMFGVGRYQVTVQLPQAAGLYVSGNVTYRGTEVGRVESVRLTDTGVAAVLSLKSGVDIPSDLDAQVHSQSAVGEQYVALLPRRDSRPLRNGDVITRDRVSVPPDLDTLLDSVNRGMEAIPRDSLKTVVDESFTAVGGLGPELSRLVTGTSTLSSDARKNLGPLLTLIDQSKPVLDSQAASPDAVTQWAAHLADISSGLQRNDGALRDVLRDAGPAAAEARRLLDRLNPTLPILLSNLIGVGQVALTYHAGIEQLLVLLPQAVATIQAIGVPNRNTKQAYRGAFLSFNLRLNLPPPCTTGYLPAQQQRVPSWEDHPDRPPGDLYCRVPQDSPNNVRGVRNTPCVEQPGKRAPTVAMCESDQSYIPLNDGYNWKGDPNATLSGQPVPQLSPLPVPQLPPLPVPAAEYDPATGSYVGPDGRVYTQSDLAPAGPRTWQSMLLPPGS is encoded by the coding sequence ATGCCACCCTTGACGAGACGAATCCTGATCCAGCTGGCCATCTTCGGGATCGTCGCGGTGGTGGGTGGCACCGTGATGGCCCTGGGTTATATGCAGCTACCGGCCATGTTCGGGGTGGGACGCTACCAAGTCACCGTGCAGTTGCCGCAGGCCGCCGGCCTCTACGTCAGCGGGAACGTCACCTATCGCGGTACCGAGGTCGGCCGGGTCGAGAGCGTGCGCCTCACCGATACCGGTGTCGCGGCCGTGCTTTCGCTCAAATCGGGCGTCGACATCCCCTCTGATCTCGATGCTCAGGTGCACAGCCAATCGGCAGTCGGTGAGCAGTACGTGGCGTTGTTGCCGCGCCGGGATTCCCGCCCGCTGCGCAACGGCGACGTGATCACCAGAGACCGCGTGTCGGTGCCGCCGGACCTGGATACCCTGCTGGACTCGGTCAACCGGGGTATGGAAGCGATCCCGCGCGACAGCCTGAAAACCGTTGTGGACGAGTCTTTCACCGCCGTGGGTGGCCTGGGGCCGGAACTGTCCCGATTGGTGACGGGTACCAGCACGCTATCCAGCGACGCCCGCAAGAACCTGGGCCCGCTGCTCACCCTCATCGACCAATCCAAGCCGGTGCTCGACAGCCAGGCGGCGTCCCCGGACGCGGTAACGCAGTGGGCCGCTCACCTCGCCGACATCAGCTCGGGGCTGCAACGAAACGACGGCGCCCTGCGGGACGTGCTGCGCGACGCGGGTCCGGCGGCCGCCGAGGCGCGCCGGCTTTTGGACCGGCTGAACCCGACGCTGCCGATCCTGCTGTCCAACCTGATCGGCGTCGGCCAGGTCGCGCTGACCTATCACGCCGGGATCGAGCAGCTGCTGGTGCTGCTTCCCCAGGCGGTGGCGACCATTCAAGCCATCGGCGTCCCCAACCGAAACACCAAACAGGCCTACCGGGGAGCCTTCCTCAGTTTCAATCTGCGGCTCAACCTGCCGCCGCCGTGCACCACCGGGTACCTGCCGGCCCAGCAGCAGCGGGTGCCGTCCTGGGAAGACCACCCGGACCGACCGCCGGGCGACCTGTACTGCCGGGTGCCCCAGGACTCGCCGAATAACGTTCGCGGCGTTCGCAATACACCGTGCGTCGAACAGCCGGGCAAACGCGCTCCCACGGTCGCGATGTGCGAGAGCGACCAGAGTTACATACCGCTCAACGACGGCTACAACTGGAAAGGTGACCCGAACGCGACGCTGTCGGGGCAACCTGTCCCGCAGCTGTCGCCGCTTCCCGTTCCGCAGCTGCCGCCGCTACCCGTCCCGGCTGCCGAATACGATCCGGCCACCGGCAGTTACGTCGGCCCCGATGGACGCGTCTACACCCAGTCCGACCTTGCTCCCGCCGGCCCACGTACCTGGCAGTCGATGCTGCTGCCGCCCGGGAGTTGA
- a CDS encoding PucR family transcriptional regulator codes for MAAEIVDWYQSEVPAIVPDAPAVSEQVTSVEDSLRQVAHCIDTGDDPRRLDMTPSTVLIARSGVQRGIPLNDLFRSVRLAHEKTWHWMFNQITTSASTSEQSAALELATDYMFAYADRILVQAEHHYETEREAWLRGTAAARAAAVDDILAGTEADPQHASKRMRYDLNRHHLGVHAWLDAPIDDPEAQTGLTAALWRLASAMSAQSPMVLPAGSMAITAWLSRSQAFTASELKRMVEEPESPVGVSVAIGEPGWGIGGFRRTHLEASHAHRLASLLGERAPAVTRYRDVAVAALASADGEHAVAFVKRVLGPLAAEDEATFRVAATLAVYLEESRSPGKAAQRLTVHPNTVSYRVHQAEQLLGRPIDANTLEISLALALLPALRGLSGHRGL; via the coding sequence TTGGCTGCCGAGATAGTCGACTGGTATCAGTCGGAGGTTCCGGCGATCGTTCCCGACGCGCCGGCAGTGTCCGAGCAGGTCACCAGCGTCGAGGACAGCCTGCGCCAAGTGGCCCACTGCATCGACACGGGCGACGATCCGCGTCGGCTCGACATGACCCCGTCGACCGTCCTGATTGCCCGCTCCGGAGTGCAACGAGGCATTCCGCTCAACGACCTGTTTCGGTCCGTGCGTCTGGCGCACGAGAAAACGTGGCACTGGATGTTCAACCAGATAACCACGAGCGCATCGACTTCCGAACAATCGGCAGCACTTGAACTCGCGACCGACTACATGTTCGCCTACGCCGACCGGATCCTGGTTCAGGCGGAGCATCACTATGAAACCGAGCGGGAAGCGTGGCTCCGGGGCACAGCAGCCGCCCGGGCAGCGGCGGTCGATGACATCCTGGCCGGAACCGAGGCAGACCCGCAGCACGCGTCGAAACGAATGCGCTACGACCTCAACCGGCACCACCTCGGGGTGCACGCCTGGCTGGATGCTCCAATTGATGACCCGGAGGCGCAAACCGGGCTGACTGCGGCGCTCTGGCGGCTCGCTTCGGCGATGTCGGCGCAGAGCCCCATGGTCCTTCCCGCCGGTTCGATGGCAATCACGGCCTGGCTGAGCCGGTCGCAGGCGTTTACCGCATCCGAGCTGAAGCGCATGGTCGAGGAGCCCGAATCCCCGGTCGGGGTCTCGGTGGCGATCGGTGAGCCGGGATGGGGGATCGGTGGCTTCCGTCGCACCCATCTCGAGGCCTCGCATGCTCACCGGCTTGCCTCGTTGCTCGGCGAGCGCGCCCCGGCGGTGACCCGTTACCGCGACGTCGCCGTCGCCGCCCTTGCCAGCGCGGACGGCGAGCACGCCGTGGCATTCGTCAAGCGCGTCCTTGGTCCATTGGCCGCCGAAGACGAAGCGACATTCCGTGTTGCCGCCACTCTGGCGGTGTACCTCGAGGAAAGCCGGAGCCCGGGCAAGGCCGCGCAACGACTCACGGTGCATCCCAACACCGTCAGCTATCGCGTCCACCAGGCTGAACAACTTCTCGGTCGCCCGATCGACGCGAACACCTTGGAGATTTCGCTGGCACTGGCGTTGCTGCCGGCGCTGCGCGGGCTCAGCGGGCACCGCGGTTTGTGA
- a CDS encoding 2,4'-dihydroxyacetophenone dioxygenase family protein — protein sequence MQALRELDANYMSGPDNPWIPFTPLSEQIFLKYWKVDPVRAEMIVSMKIPAGLELGTHYHTGIVVAHTVSGAWRYKESDWVARAGDTLYEVAGSSHAPESFEDSEIFFVMVGELLFLDSDNRILWQENHKSSLERYLNYCAENGLPARDLTSWGA from the coding sequence ATGCAAGCGCTGCGGGAACTCGACGCCAATTACATGAGCGGGCCGGACAACCCATGGATACCGTTCACACCGCTCAGCGAGCAGATCTTCTTGAAGTACTGGAAAGTCGACCCGGTGCGGGCAGAGATGATCGTCTCGATGAAGATTCCGGCAGGGCTGGAACTCGGAACCCACTATCACACCGGAATCGTGGTGGCGCATACCGTTAGCGGAGCCTGGCGGTACAAGGAGAGCGACTGGGTCGCGCGGGCCGGCGACACCCTCTACGAGGTTGCCGGCTCCTCGCACGCCCCCGAAAGCTTTGAAGACAGCGAGATCTTCTTCGTCATGGTCGGCGAGTTGCTGTTCCTCGATTCCGACAACCGGATCCTGTGGCAGGAGAACCACAAGAGCAGCCTCGAGCGCTACCTGAACTACTGTGCCGAGAATGGCTTACCGGCAAGGGATCTGACTAGCTGGGGCGCGTAG
- a CDS encoding carbon starvation CstA family protein, translating to MGRWKGARVDSDVSYIRTEPDLPPVAIIDRSPITLRHKILFGVIAATGAAAWAIIAFVRGETVNAVWVVVAAVCTYVIAFRFYARFIEAKIVQPRDDLATPAEILEDGTDYVPTDRRVVFGHHFAAIAGAGPLVGPVLATQMGYLPSSIWIVVGAVLGGCVQDYLTLWISTRRRGRSLGQMVRDELGGAAGTAALLGIPVIITIIIAVLALVVVRALAQSPWGVFSIAMTIPIALFMGCYLRFWRPGRISEVSAIGVALLLLAVISGDWVARTSWGASWFTLSPVTLAWLLIIYGLAASVLPVWLLLAPRDYLSTFMKVGTIALLAIGVCVARPALEAPAVSRFAISGDGPVFAGSLFPFLFITIACGALSGFHALVCSGTTPKLLEKEGQMRLVGYGGMLTESFVAVIALLTASILDQHLYFAINAPSPQTHDTAAAAARYVNGLGLAGPPVTADQVSQAAADVGEKTIVSRTGGAPTLAFGMSEILHRVFGGAGLKAFWYHFAIMFEALFILTTVDAGTRVARFMVSDALGNLGAPMRKFRNPSWRPGAWLSSLAVVAAWGSTLLLGVTDPLGGINSLYPLFGIANQLLAGISLTIITVIVIKKGHLKWAWIPGVPLLWDLSVTLTASWQKIFSGDPKLGYWTQYFQYSAARDAGKTSFGSAVNARQLDDVVRNAFVQGTLSIVFATVVLVVVTSAILVSYRVIRGSGTPLSEDDQMNSRRFAPAGLIPTAAERDVQRQWNQVSATRPS from the coding sequence ATCGGCCGCTGGAAGGGAGCCCGGGTGGACAGCGACGTCAGCTACATCCGCACCGAGCCCGACCTGCCACCCGTCGCCATCATCGACCGCTCCCCGATCACGCTCAGGCACAAGATCCTCTTCGGTGTAATCGCGGCGACCGGTGCCGCCGCCTGGGCGATCATCGCGTTCGTTCGCGGCGAGACGGTCAACGCCGTGTGGGTGGTGGTCGCCGCGGTCTGCACCTACGTGATCGCCTTCCGTTTCTACGCACGGTTCATCGAAGCCAAGATCGTGCAGCCCCGCGACGACCTCGCCACCCCGGCCGAAATCCTGGAGGACGGCACCGACTACGTGCCCACCGATCGCCGAGTGGTGTTCGGTCACCACTTCGCCGCGATCGCCGGCGCGGGCCCGCTCGTCGGGCCGGTGCTGGCCACCCAGATGGGTTACCTGCCCAGCAGCATCTGGATTGTGGTGGGCGCGGTACTCGGCGGTTGCGTGCAGGACTACCTGACCTTATGGATCTCCACCCGCAGACGTGGCCGTTCGCTGGGTCAGATGGTTCGCGACGAGCTCGGCGGCGCCGCCGGAACGGCAGCCCTGCTGGGCATCCCGGTGATCATCACGATCATCATCGCCGTGCTCGCGCTGGTCGTCGTTCGTGCGCTCGCGCAAAGTCCGTGGGGTGTCTTCTCGATCGCCATGACCATCCCGATCGCCCTCTTCATGGGTTGCTACCTGCGGTTCTGGCGTCCCGGGAGAATCTCGGAGGTGTCGGCGATCGGGGTGGCGCTGCTCCTGCTTGCGGTGATCTCCGGCGACTGGGTCGCCCGAACATCCTGGGGCGCAAGCTGGTTCACGCTCTCGCCGGTCACGCTGGCCTGGCTTCTCATCATCTACGGCCTCGCGGCCTCGGTGCTGCCGGTATGGCTGCTGCTGGCGCCGCGCGACTATCTCTCAACGTTCATGAAAGTCGGCACGATCGCGCTGCTGGCGATAGGCGTGTGTGTCGCGCGGCCGGCCCTGGAAGCGCCCGCGGTGTCGCGGTTCGCCATCAGCGGCGACGGCCCGGTGTTCGCCGGCTCATTGTTCCCGTTTCTGTTCATCACCATCGCGTGCGGTGCCCTGTCAGGTTTCCACGCGCTGGTCTGCTCCGGCACGACGCCGAAGTTGCTGGAGAAGGAAGGGCAGATGCGGCTGGTCGGCTACGGAGGCATGCTCACCGAGTCGTTCGTCGCCGTCATCGCCCTGCTCACCGCGTCAATCCTCGACCAGCACTTGTACTTTGCGATCAACGCACCGTCGCCGCAGACTCACGACACCGCGGCCGCCGCAGCGCGGTATGTCAACGGACTGGGCCTGGCGGGACCGCCGGTGACCGCGGACCAGGTCAGCCAGGCCGCTGCCGACGTCGGCGAGAAGACGATCGTCTCGCGCACCGGTGGTGCCCCGACGCTGGCGTTCGGTATGTCGGAAATTCTGCACCGGGTGTTCGGGGGCGCCGGCCTCAAAGCCTTCTGGTACCACTTCGCGATCATGTTCGAGGCACTGTTCATCCTGACCACGGTCGACGCCGGCACCAGGGTCGCGCGTTTCATGGTGTCCGACGCGCTCGGCAACTTGGGCGCCCCGATGCGCAAGTTCCGCAATCCCAGCTGGCGGCCGGGCGCCTGGCTGTCGAGTCTGGCGGTCGTCGCCGCCTGGGGCAGCACGCTGCTGCTCGGGGTGACCGACCCGCTGGGCGGCATCAACTCGCTGTATCCGTTGTTCGGAATCGCCAACCAACTGCTTGCGGGCATCTCACTGACCATCATCACGGTGATCGTCATCAAGAAGGGCCACCTGAAATGGGCCTGGATCCCCGGGGTCCCACTGTTGTGGGATCTGTCCGTCACGCTCACCGCGTCATGGCAGAAGATCTTCTCCGGAGACCCCAAGCTCGGTTACTGGACGCAGTACTTTCAGTACTCGGCGGCCCGCGACGCCGGCAAAACGTCCTTCGGTTCGGCCGTCAACGCCCGTCAGCTCGACGACGTGGTCCGCAACGCCTTCGTGCAAGGAACGCTGTCGATCGTCTTCGCCACGGTGGTCCTGGTGGTCGTCACCTCCGCAATCCTGGTGTCATACCGAGTGATTCGGGGCTCTGGCACACCATTGAGCGAAGACGATCAGATGAACTCCCGTCGCTTCGCCCCCGCCGGATTGATTCCCACCGCGGCCGAACGTGATGTCCAGCGTCAATGGAATCAAGTTTCCGCTACGCGCCCCAGCTAG
- a CDS encoding ATP-dependent DNA ligase has product MLLVDIASTSLNVGATSSRLTKVAHIADLLRGAATDPELVATVVSWLSGELRQRQIGVGWAALRSLPPPAPDPTLTVGRVDATFTEIGAVAGKGSQARRAALLTGLFAAATETEQTFLVRLLGGELRQGALIGIMTDAVAKAAGLPAAVVQRAAMLGGELPAVAAAALTGGSLDAFTLQVGRPVGPMLAQTATDVAGALERHDGTTIFEAKLDGARVQIHRRGDDVTVYTRSLDDVTARLPEVVEATLALPVTDLIADGEAIALRPDNRPHRFQVTASRFGRSVDVAAARDKQPLSVFFFDILHRDGADLLDAPTSERLAALDELVPTQHRVDRLVTSDANAAAAFLDATLAAGHEGVMAKAPDAPYQAGRRGAGWLKIKQVHTLDLVVLAVEWGSGRRRGKLSNIHLGARDPESGRFVMVGKTFKGMTDSMLEWQTQRFTELATDGTDGYVVQVRPEQVVEIALDGVQGSSRYPGGVALRFARVVRYRDDKSPAEADTIDAVRAMY; this is encoded by the coding sequence GTGCTCCTTGTCGACATAGCAAGCACTTCGCTTAATGTGGGCGCCACCTCGTCGCGGCTGACCAAGGTCGCCCACATCGCCGACCTGCTGCGCGGTGCCGCCACCGATCCCGAACTGGTCGCGACCGTCGTGTCCTGGCTTTCCGGTGAGCTTCGGCAGCGCCAGATCGGCGTCGGCTGGGCCGCGCTGCGATCGCTGCCTCCGCCCGCGCCGGATCCCACGCTGACCGTGGGCCGGGTGGACGCAACCTTCACCGAGATCGGGGCCGTCGCGGGCAAGGGTTCCCAGGCGCGCCGCGCCGCGCTGCTCACCGGGCTGTTCGCCGCGGCGACCGAAACCGAGCAGACCTTCCTGGTCCGCCTACTCGGCGGCGAACTGCGGCAGGGCGCGCTGATCGGCATCATGACCGACGCGGTGGCCAAGGCCGCCGGGCTTCCTGCCGCCGTGGTGCAACGGGCGGCGATGCTGGGCGGGGAACTGCCGGCCGTTGCGGCGGCGGCTCTGACCGGCGGATCGCTGGACGCTTTCACGCTGCAGGTCGGACGGCCGGTCGGGCCGATGCTGGCGCAGACCGCGACCGATGTCGCAGGTGCGCTCGAACGCCACGACGGCACAACGATTTTCGAAGCGAAGCTGGATGGCGCGCGAGTGCAGATCCACCGCCGCGGCGACGACGTCACCGTCTACACCCGCAGCCTCGACGACGTCACCGCACGGCTGCCCGAGGTGGTAGAGGCCACGCTGGCCCTGCCCGTGACGGACCTGATCGCCGATGGCGAGGCGATCGCGCTGCGTCCCGACAACCGTCCGCACCGCTTCCAGGTCACCGCGTCCCGCTTCGGCCGATCGGTGGACGTCGCCGCCGCGCGCGACAAGCAGCCGCTGTCGGTGTTCTTCTTCGACATCCTGCACCGGGACGGCGCCGATCTGCTCGACGCGCCGACCAGCGAGCGGCTCGCCGCCCTGGACGAGCTGGTGCCGACGCAGCATCGGGTGGATCGGCTGGTCACTTCCGACGCGAACGCCGCGGCCGCCTTTCTGGACGCGACGCTGGCCGCTGGTCACGAGGGCGTGATGGCCAAGGCGCCGGACGCGCCGTATCAGGCCGGCCGACGCGGGGCGGGCTGGTTGAAGATCAAGCAGGTGCACACCCTGGATTTGGTGGTGCTGGCCGTGGAGTGGGGTTCGGGGCGCCGCCGCGGCAAGCTGTCCAACATCCATCTCGGCGCACGCGATCCGGAGTCCGGCCGGTTCGTCATGGTGGGTAAAACCTTCAAGGGCATGACCGACTCCATGCTGGAGTGGCAGACCCAGCGGTTCACCGAGCTCGCGACCGACGGCACCGACGGCTACGTCGTGCAGGTCCGGCCCGAACAGGTGGTGGAGATCGCCCTGGACGGGGTGCAGGGCTCGAGCCGCTACCCCGGCGGCGTGGCGCTGCGGTTCGCGCGGGTGGTGCGCTACCGCGACGACAAGAGCCCCGCCGAGGCCGACACCATCGACGCCGTGCGCGCCATGTACTGA
- a CDS encoding SDR family NAD(P)-dependent oxidoreductase: MEISGKKVVVIGGASGMGRASAELLHQRGAQVAVLDRESSDGKSVADNIDGKFYPVDVTDFAGTEQALQAAVDDLGGLHVTVTTAGGGIAKRTMTKSGPHDLESFQSVIDLNLIATFNISRLAAAHMAKNDPEDDERGVIINTASIAAFEGQIGQVAYTAAKAGIAGMCLTMARDLGSLGIRVLAIAPSLFATGLTQGIPDEFAAALTKDAAFPKRLGRPEEYAKLVAAIVDNPMLNGQCLRLDAGQRFAPK; the protein is encoded by the coding sequence GTGGAGATCAGCGGGAAGAAGGTCGTCGTGATCGGCGGCGCCTCGGGGATGGGACGGGCCAGCGCCGAACTTCTGCACCAGCGTGGCGCCCAGGTCGCGGTGCTCGACCGGGAGAGTTCGGACGGCAAATCGGTCGCCGACAATATCGACGGCAAGTTCTATCCGGTCGACGTCACCGACTTCGCCGGCACCGAGCAGGCGCTGCAGGCCGCGGTCGACGACCTCGGTGGATTGCACGTCACGGTGACCACCGCCGGTGGCGGCATCGCCAAGCGGACCATGACCAAGTCCGGGCCGCACGACCTGGAGTCCTTCCAGTCCGTCATCGACCTGAACCTGATCGCCACCTTCAACATCAGCCGGCTGGCCGCCGCGCACATGGCCAAGAACGACCCCGAGGACGACGAGCGTGGGGTCATCATCAACACCGCGTCGATCGCGGCATTCGAGGGCCAGATCGGACAGGTCGCATACACCGCCGCCAAGGCCGGCATCGCGGGCATGTGCCTGACCATGGCGCGCGACCTTGGCTCGCTGGGGATCCGGGTGTTGGCGATCGCACCGAGCCTGTTCGCCACCGGCCTGACCCAGGGCATCCCGGACGAGTTCGCCGCGGCCCTGACGAAGGACGCGGCCTTCCCGAAGCGGCTCGGCCGGCCCGAAGAGTACGCCAAGCTGGTCGCGGCCATCGTGGACAACCCGATGCTCAACGGCCAATGCCTGCGGCTGGACGCGGGGCAGCGGTTCGCGCCCAAGTAG